The Streptomyces sp. NBC_01689 genome includes a window with the following:
- a CDS encoding glycosyltransferase family 2 protein has product MSEKSGVQPPAVSVIMPVLNEERHLRGAVQAILAQEYDGEMEVVIAIGPSTDRTDEIAAGLVAEDPRVHTVPNPTGRTPAALNAAIKASRHPVVVRVDGHGMLSPNYIATAVRLLEKTGAQNVGGIMHAEGENDWEHAVAAAMTSKIGVGNAAFHTGGEAGPAETVYLGVFRREALERQGGYNEEFIRAQDWELNFRIREAGGLIWFSPELKVSYRPRPSVRALAKQYKDYGRWRHVVARYHEGSINLRYLAPPVAVCAIAAGLVVGAALTPWGFLIPGGYLAAIAAGSLPAGKGLPAGARLRIPVALATMHMSWGFGFLTSPRALARKVIASRRPAVREPAAS; this is encoded by the coding sequence ATGAGCGAGAAGTCTGGCGTGCAGCCCCCCGCCGTATCCGTGATCATGCCCGTCCTCAACGAGGAGAGGCACCTGCGCGGAGCCGTCCAAGCGATCCTGGCGCAGGAGTACGACGGCGAGATGGAGGTGGTGATCGCCATCGGCCCGTCCACGGACCGTACGGACGAGATCGCGGCCGGACTCGTCGCCGAGGACCCGCGCGTTCACACCGTGCCGAACCCGACCGGCCGCACCCCCGCCGCGCTCAACGCGGCGATCAAGGCGTCCCGGCACCCCGTCGTCGTCCGCGTCGACGGGCACGGCATGCTCTCGCCGAACTACATCGCCACCGCCGTCCGCCTCCTGGAGAAGACCGGCGCGCAGAACGTCGGCGGCATCATGCACGCCGAGGGCGAGAACGACTGGGAGCACGCCGTCGCCGCCGCGATGACCTCGAAGATCGGCGTGGGCAACGCGGCCTTCCACACGGGCGGGGAGGCCGGCCCGGCGGAGACCGTGTACCTCGGCGTCTTCCGCCGCGAGGCGCTGGAGCGGCAGGGCGGCTACAACGAGGAGTTCATCCGCGCCCAGGACTGGGAGCTGAACTTCCGGATCCGGGAGGCGGGCGGCCTCATCTGGTTCTCGCCCGAGCTGAAGGTGTCGTACCGGCCACGGCCCTCCGTCAGGGCCCTCGCCAAGCAGTACAAGGACTACGGACGGTGGCGTCACGTCGTCGCCCGCTACCACGAGGGCTCCATCAACCTGCGCTACCTGGCCCCGCCGGTCGCGGTGTGCGCGATCGCGGCGGGCCTCGTGGTGGGCGCCGCGCTCACGCCCTGGGGCTTCCTGATCCCCGGCGGCTACCTCGCGGCGATAGCCGCCGGTTCGCTGCCCGCGGGCAAGGGGCTGCCGGCCGGGGCCCGCCTGCGGATCCCCGTGGCCCTCGCCACCATGCACATGTCCTGGGGCTTCGGCTTCCTGACCAGCCCGCGCGCGCTGGCCCGCAAGGTGATCGCCTCCCGCCGCCCCGCGGTGCGGGAACCCGCCGCTTCCTGA
- a CDS encoding LCP family protein, whose protein sequence is MDAQGRGRADNIDPADQWVLNPNTGEYELRLSSSAPQSGVPRPRRGNPAPTGAGTRQGQRARTAPERDRQAPPGTDVPGPRRRRGAPPEPPPGRRRTKPKKSKAKKVLLWTGGSMAFVLVAASAAGYLYLKHLEGNVTTTDVGSAGKQGFSKDEAFNVLIIGTDKRTGKGNEGYGDANSVGHADTNILLHVSKDRTNATALSIPRDLIANVPDCPTKQPDGSTKVIPGTDNVRFNISLGQDGRDPGCTMRTVKELTGISVDHFMMADFNAVKTLTTAVDGVDVCLAHPVDDKDSHLKLPAGESKVEGEQALAFVRTRHSWGNEGDLDRIKVQQQFLGSLMRKMSSSDTLTNPSKLISLAEAATKALTVDTGIGKVSTLKDVALELKKVPTKNISFMTVPVLDNPADGKYHKTVIVNPAAAPAVFGAIKDDVSFTEVKKKEKAAKDAQAARLKGTKSAASEVRVRILNGGAAGGSAQLTLAWLQNSEGVQKSENAGNAPAQLSRTTLEYAPDQAPQARRLAAIMGLSGSALKPGKSVTNSQGLPAMTLTLGKDFKGAGEPLTAATKAPDVDKSTADKVKCAS, encoded by the coding sequence GTGGACGCGCAAGGCCGTGGGCGGGCGGACAATATCGATCCCGCAGACCAATGGGTGCTCAACCCGAACACCGGTGAATACGAACTGCGACTGAGCAGTTCCGCACCGCAGTCGGGAGTTCCGAGACCACGGCGCGGCAATCCCGCGCCGACAGGAGCCGGGACGAGGCAGGGACAGCGGGCGCGCACGGCGCCGGAGCGGGACCGCCAGGCACCTCCCGGTACCGATGTGCCCGGGCCGCGCCGACGACGTGGCGCTCCCCCGGAGCCGCCTCCGGGCCGTCGCCGGACGAAGCCCAAGAAGTCGAAGGCGAAGAAGGTCCTGCTGTGGACCGGCGGTTCGATGGCCTTCGTGCTCGTCGCCGCGTCGGCGGCGGGATATCTCTACCTCAAGCACCTTGAGGGCAACGTCACGACGACGGACGTCGGCAGCGCGGGCAAACAGGGCTTCAGCAAGGACGAGGCCTTCAACGTCCTGATCATCGGCACCGACAAGCGCACCGGCAAGGGCAACGAGGGCTACGGCGACGCGAACAGTGTCGGGCACGCCGACACCAACATCCTGTTGCACGTCTCCAAGGACCGTACGAACGCGACCGCGTTGAGCATCCCTCGCGACCTGATCGCGAACGTCCCCGACTGCCCTACCAAGCAGCCCGACGGCAGCACGAAGGTCATCCCCGGCACCGACAACGTCCGCTTCAACATCAGCCTGGGGCAGGACGGCCGCGACCCGGGCTGCACGATGCGCACGGTGAAGGAGCTCACCGGCATCTCGGTGGACCACTTCATGATGGCGGACTTCAATGCGGTCAAGACACTGACGACGGCCGTGGACGGCGTCGACGTCTGTCTCGCGCACCCCGTCGACGACAAGGACTCGCACCTCAAACTGCCCGCGGGCGAGAGCAAGGTCGAGGGCGAGCAGGCGCTCGCGTTCGTCCGCACCCGCCACAGCTGGGGCAACGAGGGCGACCTGGACCGCATCAAGGTGCAGCAGCAGTTCCTGGGCTCCCTCATGCGCAAGATGAGCTCCAGCGACACCCTCACCAACCCGTCCAAGCTGATCAGCCTGGCCGAGGCCGCCACCAAGGCACTCACGGTGGACACCGGCATAGGAAAGGTCAGCACGCTCAAGGACGTGGCCCTGGAGCTGAAGAAGGTGCCGACGAAGAACATCAGCTTCATGACGGTACCGGTGCTCGACAACCCGGCCGACGGCAAATACCACAAGACGGTCATCGTCAATCCGGCCGCGGCCCCCGCCGTCTTCGGCGCGATCAAGGACGACGTCTCCTTCACCGAGGTGAAAAAGAAGGAGAAGGCGGCGAAGGACGCCCAGGCCGCACGCCTCAAGGGCACCAAGTCCGCGGCTTCCGAGGTGCGGGTGCGGATCCTCAACGGCGGGGCCGCCGGCGGCTCCGCGCAGTTGACCCTCGCCTGGCTTCAGAACTCCGAGGGTGTGCAGAAGTCCGAGAACGCCGGCAACGCGCCCGCGCAACTGAGCAGGACCACACTGGAGTACGCACCCGACCAGGCGCCTCAGGCACGCAGGCTGGCCGCGATCATGGGGCTGTCCGGATCCGCTCTGAAGCCCGGCAAGAGCGTGACCAACTCCCAGGGGCTGCCCGCGATGACGCTGACACTGGGCAAGGACTTCAAGGGCGCGGGAGAGCCGCTGACGGCGGCGACGAAGGCACCGGACGTGGACAAGTCCACGGCGGACAAGGTGAAGTGTGCCTCGTAG
- a CDS encoding LCP family protein, which produces MTVSAGPGAGASATGAGLARRRRRLWLRNSSLGLAVFVLAASGAGWAVYEKLNGNITADDDAAAELARYEKERPTALVRGAQNILLIGSDSRSGKGNRKYGRDSGTERSDTTILLHLAANRHSATAVSLPRDLMVHLPDCRRPDGTRSSPAFAMFNSAFEVGGSACTIRTVEKLTEIRVDHHMVVDFHGFKDMVDAVDGVQVCLKQPIDDKDAKLRLPAGEVTLNGEQALGYVRARKSIGNGSDTDRMDRQQRFLGALVNKVRSNDVLLNPTKLYPVLDAATSSLTTDPDLASLRGLYELVRGMRDIPTERVQFLTVPRTTYAYNANRDQLIEPEAAQLFARLRSDTPVAVAKGLPKGSPGGLPGDSGGKNGNAATGRPVPARNSFGGRGEGAYDAAFDYEEESDGDTKWPLEQALSPVGTPPPAPTFRGNTAAEDACG; this is translated from the coding sequence GTGACCGTCAGCGCAGGGCCGGGAGCGGGGGCGTCGGCCACCGGTGCCGGGCTCGCCCGGCGGCGCCGGCGGCTGTGGCTGCGCAACTCGTCCCTGGGGCTCGCCGTCTTCGTGCTGGCCGCGAGCGGGGCCGGATGGGCCGTGTACGAGAAGCTGAACGGGAACATCACGGCGGACGACGACGCGGCCGCCGAGCTCGCGCGGTACGAGAAGGAACGGCCCACCGCGCTCGTGCGGGGCGCGCAGAACATCCTGCTGATCGGCTCGGACTCACGCTCGGGGAAGGGGAACCGGAAGTACGGCCGTGACTCCGGGACCGAGCGGTCCGACACCACGATCCTGCTGCACCTGGCCGCCAACCGGCACAGCGCGACCGCCGTCTCGCTCCCCCGCGACCTGATGGTGCACCTGCCGGACTGCCGCCGCCCGGACGGCACCCGCAGCTCCCCGGCCTTCGCGATGTTCAACTCCGCGTTCGAGGTGGGCGGTTCGGCCTGCACGATCCGGACCGTCGAGAAGCTCACGGAGATCCGGGTCGACCACCACATGGTCGTCGACTTCCACGGCTTCAAGGACATGGTCGACGCCGTGGACGGCGTCCAGGTCTGCCTGAAGCAGCCCATCGACGACAAGGACGCCAAGCTGCGGCTGCCCGCGGGCGAGGTGACGCTCAACGGCGAACAGGCCCTCGGCTACGTGCGCGCCCGCAAGAGCATCGGCAACGGCAGCGACACCGACCGCATGGACCGCCAGCAGCGGTTCCTGGGCGCGCTCGTCAACAAGGTGCGCAGCAACGACGTCCTGCTGAATCCGACGAAGCTCTATCCCGTCCTCGACGCGGCCACCTCCTCGCTCACCACCGACCCCGATCTCGCCAGCCTGCGCGGCCTGTACGAGCTGGTGCGCGGCATGCGCGACATTCCCACGGAACGGGTGCAATTCCTGACAGTGCCCCGGACGACGTACGCGTACAACGCCAATCGCGACCAACTCATCGAGCCGGAGGCCGCGCAGCTCTTCGCGCGGCTGCGTTCGGACACTCCGGTGGCCGTCGCCAAGGGTCTTCCGAAGGGGTCCCCCGGTGGCCTTCCCGGTGATTCCGGAGGGAAGAACGGAAATGCGGCGACGGGCCGTCCGGTTCCCGCGCGGAACTCGTTCGGGGGGCGCGGGGAAGGCGCGTACGACGCCGCATTCGACTACGAAGAGGAGTCGGACGGCGACACGAAGTGGCCGCTCGAACAGGCTCTCTCCCCCGTCGGCACCCCTCCCCCCGCTCCAACTTTCCGGGGAAACACGGCGGCCGAGGACGCCTGCGGGTAA
- a CDS encoding TIGR03089 family protein, whose amino-acid sequence MNATDRTPADLLRSALAADPARPLVTFYDDATGERVELSVATFANWVAKTANLLQGELSAEPGDRLALLLPAHWQTAVWLLACSSVGVVADVGGDPAAADLVVSGPDTLEAARACSGERVALALRPLGGRFPQPPEGFADYAVEVPGQGDRFAPYAPVDPDEPALIVAGAEYTGSEVVERARSAAPALGLTGPGSRILSGLPYDTWEGLSAGLYAPLSTGASVVLCRHLERADAEGLAKRVESERVTTVRGGPAGE is encoded by the coding sequence GTGAACGCCACCGATCGCACCCCTGCCGACCTGCTGCGATCCGCGCTCGCCGCGGACCCCGCACGCCCACTGGTCACCTTCTACGACGACGCCACGGGTGAACGTGTCGAATTGTCCGTGGCCACCTTCGCCAATTGGGTGGCCAAGACCGCCAACCTGCTCCAGGGCGAGCTGTCCGCCGAACCCGGCGACCGGCTGGCGCTGCTGCTGCCCGCGCACTGGCAGACGGCGGTGTGGCTGCTGGCGTGTTCGTCGGTGGGGGTGGTCGCGGACGTGGGCGGCGATCCCGCCGCGGCCGACCTCGTGGTCAGCGGGCCGGACACGCTGGAGGCGGCCCGCGCCTGCTCCGGGGAGCGGGTCGCGCTCGCGCTGCGGCCGCTCGGGGGGCGCTTCCCGCAGCCCCCGGAGGGCTTCGCCGACTACGCGGTGGAGGTGCCCGGCCAGGGGGACCGCTTCGCACCGTACGCACCGGTCGACCCGGACGAGCCGGCGCTGATCGTCGCGGGGGCGGAGTACACCGGGTCCGAGGTCGTCGAGCGGGCCCGGTCCGCGGCACCCGCGCTCGGACTGACCGGGCCCGGTTCGCGGATTCTGTCGGGGCTCCCGTACGACACGTGGGAGGGGCTGAGCGCGGGGCTGTACGCGCCGCTGTCGACCGGGGCGTCCGTGGTGCTGTGCCGGCATCTGGAGCGGGCCGACGCGGAGGGGCTTGCCAAGCGGGTGGAGAGCGAGCGGGTGACCACGGTCCGCGGGGGCCCGGCCGGGGAGTAG
- a CDS encoding peptidoglycan recognition protein family protein: MRGFLASSVGVTCAAALALPPALSAPAQAAPQAAKTEPAAPGSTRSLPLVPLGDDRSLGAAAPEQGVTRRSVRSFSLVGVVWDDPGTELRGRVQVRTRASGTTHWTGWQDIETHNHEHGADPGSAESGSGRVRGSTAPLWVGASDGVEVRVQASVDERSTSAGEPPLPRGMHLELVDPGGASTAAGRTVGPGVGATAENAAAAAGATAASYEASAANAALAPLGATEIPALSKARTEQEYRAAQPGAPRAKPYIGARPRIVTRRGWGANESLRERGFVYTKKVKAAFVHHTASGNNYRCSQAPSVIRSIYRYHVVSSGWRDIGYNFLVDKCGTVYEGRAGGVAKPVMGAHTLGFNSNTMGIAVLGTFADARPAAAALNAVARLTAWKLGVYGVNPRGKTYLKSGGGNLYRKGKNVRLNVISGHRDGFATECPGRLLYGKLGSARTTAARYQGR; the protein is encoded by the coding sequence ATGCGTGGATTCCTTGCTTCCTCGGTCGGCGTCACCTGCGCGGCCGCTCTCGCCCTTCCGCCGGCCCTGTCCGCCCCGGCACAGGCCGCGCCCCAGGCGGCGAAGACCGAGCCCGCCGCCCCGGGCAGCACCCGATCCCTCCCGCTCGTCCCGCTCGGCGACGACCGGAGCCTCGGCGCCGCCGCGCCCGAACAGGGCGTCACCAGACGGTCCGTACGGTCGTTCTCGCTCGTCGGCGTGGTCTGGGACGACCCCGGCACCGAACTGCGCGGCCGCGTCCAGGTCCGCACCCGCGCCTCCGGAACCACCCACTGGACCGGCTGGCAGGACATCGAGACGCACAACCACGAGCACGGAGCCGACCCCGGCAGCGCCGAGAGCGGCTCGGGCCGGGTGCGCGGCTCCACGGCGCCGCTGTGGGTCGGTGCCTCCGACGGCGTCGAGGTACGCGTCCAGGCGTCGGTGGACGAACGCTCGACCTCCGCCGGGGAACCGCCGCTCCCCAGGGGCATGCACCTCGAACTGGTCGACCCCGGGGGAGCGTCCACGGCGGCCGGCCGCACCGTCGGGCCGGGCGTCGGGGCCACCGCCGAGAACGCCGCCGCGGCCGCCGGGGCCACCGCGGCCTCCTACGAGGCGTCCGCCGCCAACGCGGCGCTCGCCCCGCTCGGCGCCACCGAGATCCCGGCGCTGTCCAAGGCCCGTACCGAGCAGGAGTACCGTGCCGCCCAGCCCGGCGCGCCGCGTGCGAAGCCCTACATCGGCGCCCGCCCGCGCATCGTCACCCGGCGCGGCTGGGGCGCGAACGAGAGTCTGCGCGAGCGCGGCTTCGTGTACACCAAAAAGGTGAAGGCCGCCTTCGTGCACCACACGGCGTCCGGCAACAACTACCGCTGTTCGCAGGCCCCTTCGGTCATCCGGAGCATCTACCGCTATCACGTGGTGAGCAGCGGCTGGCGTGACATCGGCTACAACTTCCTCGTCGACAAGTGCGGAACCGTCTACGAAGGCCGGGCCGGAGGCGTGGCGAAGCCCGTCATGGGCGCCCACACCCTCGGTTTCAACAGCAACACGATGGGAATCGCCGTCCTCGGCACCTTCGCCGACGCCCGGCCGGCCGCCGCCGCGCTGAACGCGGTCGCACGGCTCACGGCGTGGAAGCTCGGTGTCTACGGGGTCAATCCGCGCGGCAAGACATACCTGAAGTCCGGCGGTGGCAATCTCTACCGAAAGGGAAAGAACGTACGACTCAACGTGATCTCCGGCCATCGGGACGGGTTCGCCACGGAGTGCCCGGGGCGGCTCCTGTACGGAAAGCTCGGCTCGGCCCGGACGACCGCGGCCCGCTACCAGGGCCGCTGA
- a CDS encoding nucleotidyltransferase family protein, whose product MTEAILLVGGRGTRLRPLTVNTPKPMVPAAGVPFLTHQLARARAAGVEHIVLATSYLAEVFEPYFGDGSALGLHIEYVTEEEPLGTGGAIRNVAARLHSGPDEPVLIFNGDILTGLDIRALVATHESTGADVSLHLTRVDDPRAYGLVPTDPSGRVTAFLEKPQTPAEIVTDQINAGAYVFRRSVIDSIPAGRPVSVERETFPELLATGAHLQGMVDSTYWLDLGTPQAFVRGSADLVLGRAPSPAVPGRCGDRLVLPTARVAPDAKLTGGTVVCEGAQVGEGARVMGSTILSGAVVEPGAVITDSLVGARARIGERTVLSGTVVGDGAVIGPDNELREGVRIWCEAHIPAGALRFSSDQ is encoded by the coding sequence GTGACAGAAGCGATCCTCCTGGTCGGTGGCAGAGGCACCCGGCTGCGCCCGCTGACGGTGAACACCCCGAAACCGATGGTTCCGGCGGCCGGGGTGCCCTTTCTCACGCACCAGCTGGCGCGGGCGAGAGCGGCGGGCGTCGAGCACATCGTCCTGGCGACCTCGTACCTGGCCGAGGTCTTCGAGCCGTACTTCGGTGACGGCTCGGCGCTGGGTCTGCACATCGAGTACGTCACGGAGGAGGAACCCCTCGGCACGGGCGGCGCGATCCGTAACGTCGCCGCCCGTCTGCACTCCGGCCCGGACGAGCCGGTCCTGATCTTCAACGGTGACATCCTGACCGGGCTGGACATCCGGGCGCTGGTCGCGACGCACGAGTCGACGGGCGCGGACGTGTCCCTGCACCTGACCCGGGTCGACGATCCCCGCGCGTACGGGCTGGTCCCGACGGACCCCTCGGGCCGGGTGACCGCCTTCCTGGAGAAGCCCCAGACACCCGCCGAGATCGTCACCGACCAGATCAACGCGGGGGCGTACGTCTTCCGCCGCTCCGTCATCGACTCCATCCCGGCGGGCCGTCCGGTCTCGGTGGAGCGCGAGACGTTCCCGGAACTGCTGGCCACCGGAGCCCATCTGCAGGGCATGGTGGACTCGACGTACTGGCTGGATCTGGGCACCCCCCAGGCCTTCGTACGGGGCTCCGCGGACCTGGTCCTCGGCCGTGCCCCCTCGCCGGCCGTCCCGGGCCGCTGCGGCGACCGGCTGGTCCTGCCCACGGCCCGGGTCGCCCCGGACGCCAAACTGACCGGCGGCACGGTCGTCTGTGAGGGCGCGCAGGTGGGCGAGGGCGCGCGGGTCATGGGCAGCACCATCCTGTCCGGCGCCGTCGTCGAACCCGGCGCCGTCATCACCGACTCCCTGGTGGGAGCCCGCGCCCGCATCGGCGAACGCACCGTTCTCTCCGGCACGGTCGTCGGCGACGGCGCGGTGATCGGCCCGGACAACGAACTCCGCGAGGGCGTCCGCATCTGGTGCGAGGCCCACATCCCCGCGGGAGCCCTCCGCTTCTCCTCGGACCAGTGA
- a CDS encoding DNA-3-methyladenine glycosylase family protein, producing MAGRFTPRPTRTTVRGGHVDVPTGVRAGLPRQATGPGLGRIWTPPGPLDLGLVLGPLRRGPGDPTFRATPDGSVWRASRTPAGAGTLRVAVRDGAVRAEAWGPGARWLLEQLPDLLGASDDPAAFEPRHRLVAATRHRRPGLRLTRTGLVLESLIPSVLEQKVTTDEAYRAWRLLVRKFGEPAPGPAPERMYVMPEPRTWALIPSWEWHRAGVDDKRASTILRAVRVAARLEEAMGMEAEGAQARLELVSGIGPWTSAETVQRSHGAADAVTVGDLHLPGIVGYALAGDRDADDAVMLALLEPYAGQRHRAARLILLSGRSPARRVPRMPRGDIGRL from the coding sequence GTGGCTGGACGATTCACCCCCCGGCCGACGCGTACGACCGTGCGCGGCGGGCATGTCGACGTGCCCACGGGCGTCCGCGCCGGCCTCCCGCGCCAGGCCACCGGGCCTGGACTCGGACGGATCTGGACACCGCCCGGTCCGCTCGATCTCGGTCTGGTGCTCGGACCGCTGCGCCGGGGGCCCGGCGACCCGACCTTCCGCGCCACACCGGACGGGTCCGTGTGGCGTGCCAGCCGGACGCCCGCCGGGGCCGGGACGCTGCGGGTCGCGGTCCGGGACGGGGCGGTACGGGCCGAGGCGTGGGGGCCGGGTGCGCGATGGCTCCTCGAACAGCTTCCGGACCTGCTCGGCGCGTCGGACGATCCCGCCGCCTTCGAGCCCCGGCACCGGCTGGTCGCGGCGACGCGGCACCGGCGGCCGGGATTGCGGCTGACCCGCACCGGGCTGGTCCTGGAGTCGCTCATCCCCTCCGTGCTGGAGCAGAAGGTCACGACGGACGAGGCCTATCGGGCGTGGCGGCTGCTCGTACGGAAGTTCGGGGAGCCGGCGCCGGGGCCCGCGCCGGAGCGGATGTACGTCATGCCGGAGCCCCGGACCTGGGCTCTGATCCCCTCCTGGGAGTGGCATCGCGCCGGAGTCGACGACAAGCGGGCTTCGACGATCCTGCGGGCCGTACGGGTCGCCGCGCGGCTCGAGGAGGCGATGGGCATGGAGGCGGAGGGGGCGCAGGCGCGGCTGGAGCTGGTGTCCGGGATCGGGCCGTGGACGTCGGCGGAGACCGTGCAGCGCAGTCATGGGGCGGCGGACGCGGTGACGGTCGGGGATCTTCATCTGCCGGGGATCGTGGGGTACGCGCTGGCGGGGGACCGGGATGCGGACGATGCGGTGATGCTGGCGTTGCTGGAGCCGTATGCCGGGCAGCGGCATCGGGCGGCTCGGTTGATTCTGTTGTCGGGGCGGTCGCCTGCGCGGAGGGTGCCGCGGATGCCGCGGGGGGATATCGGGCGGTTGTGA
- a CDS encoding coenzyme F420-0:L-glutamate ligase — MDDGAAGYRVWALPGLPEVHRGDDLAKIIAGAGAGLADGDVLLVTSKIVSKAEGRQVAAADREAAIDAETVRVVARRGALRIVENRQGLVMAAAGVDASNTPAGTVLLLPEDPDASARTIRDGLRDALGVDVGVVITDTFGRPWRAGLTDVAIGAAGVRVLDDLRGGADAHGNPLSATVVATADELAGAGDLVKGKASGLPVAVVRGLPHVVAEDGGAGTRPLVRDARDDMFRLGTSEAVREAVTQRRTVRAFTDEPVDPGAVRRAVAAAVTAPAPHHTTPWRFVLLESARSRTRLLDAMREAWIEDLRGDGKSEESIARRVRRGDVLRNAPYLVVPCLVTDGSHPYGDARRDAAEREMFVVAMGAGVQNFLVALAGERLGSAWVSSTMFCRDVVRDVLELPDDWDPMGAVAVGHAAEAPKERPGRDAGTFVEVR; from the coding sequence GTGGACGACGGCGCCGCCGGGTACCGGGTCTGGGCCCTGCCCGGCCTTCCGGAGGTCCACCGGGGCGACGACCTCGCCAAGATCATCGCCGGGGCCGGCGCCGGGCTGGCCGACGGGGACGTCCTGCTCGTCACCTCGAAGATCGTCTCCAAGGCCGAGGGGCGCCAGGTGGCGGCCGCCGACCGGGAGGCCGCCATCGACGCCGAGACCGTACGGGTCGTCGCGCGCCGCGGCGCCCTCCGGATCGTCGAGAACCGGCAGGGGCTCGTGATGGCCGCCGCCGGGGTCGACGCCTCGAACACGCCGGCCGGCACCGTCCTGCTGCTGCCCGAGGACCCCGACGCGTCCGCACGGACCATCCGGGACGGCCTGCGGGACGCCCTCGGGGTGGACGTCGGCGTCGTGATCACCGACACCTTCGGGCGCCCCTGGCGCGCCGGGCTCACCGATGTCGCCATCGGCGCCGCGGGCGTCCGCGTCCTGGACGACCTGCGCGGCGGCGCCGACGCGCACGGCAACCCGCTGAGCGCGACCGTCGTCGCCACCGCCGACGAGCTGGCCGGCGCCGGTGACCTGGTCAAGGGCAAGGCCTCCGGGCTGCCCGTCGCCGTCGTGCGCGGTCTGCCCCACGTGGTGGCCGAGGACGGCGGCGCGGGGACGCGCCCCCTGGTGAGGGACGCGCGCGACGACATGTTCCGGCTGGGCACCTCGGAGGCCGTGCGGGAGGCGGTGACCCAGCGGCGTACCGTACGGGCCTTCACCGACGAGCCCGTCGACCCCGGCGCCGTGCGGCGTGCGGTCGCCGCCGCGGTGACCGCACCCGCCCCGCACCACACCACGCCCTGGCGGTTCGTGCTGCTGGAGTCCGCCCGGTCGCGGACGCGGCTGCTCGACGCCATGCGGGAGGCGTGGATCGAGGATCTGCGCGGGGACGGGAAGAGCGAGGAGTCGATCGCCCGGCGGGTGCGGCGCGGTGACGTGCTGCGCAACGCGCCCTACCTGGTGGTGCCGTGCCTGGTGACGGACGGCTCCCATCCGTACGGCGACGCGCGCCGGGACGCGGCGGAACGTGAGATGTTCGTCGTCGCCATGGGCGCGGGAGTGCAGAACTTCCTCGTCGCGCTCGCCGGGGAGCGGCTGGGCTCCGCCTGGGTGTCCTCGACGATGTTCTGCCGCGACGTCGTACGGGACGTGCTGGAACTGCCGGACGACTGGGACCCTATGGGGGCCGTCGCCGTCGGACACGCGGCCGAGGCGCCCAAGGAGCGCCCCGGCCGGGACGCGGGGACGTTCGTCGAGGTGCGGTGA
- the cofD gene encoding 2-phospho-L-lactate transferase: MRIVVLAGGIGGARFLRGLQRASPEADITVIGNTGDDIHLFGLKVCPDLDTVMYTLGGGINEEQGWGRTDETFHLKEELAAYGAGPEWFGLGDRDFATHIVRTQMLSAGYPLSAVTEALCDRWKPGVRLIPMSDDRVETHVAVTLPDSGERKVIHFQEYWVRLRASVAAEAVVPVGAEQAKPAPGVLEAIAEADVILFPPSNPVVSVGTILAVPGIREAIADAGVPVVGLSPIVGDAPVRGMADKVLAAVGVESTAAAVAEHYGSGLLDGWLVDTVDASAVERVEAAGIRCRAVPLMMSDLDAAARMAQEALTLAEEVRGA, encoded by the coding sequence ATGCGCATTGTGGTTCTGGCAGGCGGCATCGGTGGTGCCCGGTTCCTTCGTGGTCTCCAGCGGGCCTCGCCCGAAGCGGACATCACGGTCATCGGCAACACCGGGGACGACATCCACCTCTTCGGGCTGAAGGTCTGCCCGGACCTCGACACGGTGATGTACACCCTCGGCGGCGGCATCAACGAGGAACAGGGCTGGGGCCGGACCGACGAGACCTTCCATCTCAAGGAGGAGCTCGCCGCGTACGGGGCCGGGCCCGAGTGGTTCGGGCTCGGCGACCGCGACTTCGCCACGCACATCGTGCGGACGCAGATGCTGAGCGCGGGCTATCCGCTCAGCGCGGTCACGGAAGCCCTGTGCGACCGGTGGAAGCCGGGCGTCCGGCTGATCCCCATGTCCGACGACCGCGTCGAGACCCATGTCGCCGTCACGCTGCCGGACAGCGGCGAGCGCAAGGTGATCCACTTCCAGGAGTACTGGGTACGGCTGCGCGCCTCCGTGGCGGCCGAGGCCGTCGTGCCGGTCGGCGCCGAGCAGGCCAAGCCCGCGCCCGGGGTCCTGGAGGCGATCGCGGAGGCGGACGTGATCCTCTTCCCGCCGTCCAACCCGGTCGTGTCCGTCGGCACCATCCTCGCCGTGCCCGGCATCCGGGAGGCCATCGCGGACGCGGGCGTGCCCGTGGTGGGCCTGTCCCCCATCGTCGGCGACGCGCCCGTGCGGGGCATGGCCGACAAGGTGCTCGCGGCGGTCGGCGTGGAGTCGACCGCGGCCGCGGTCGCCGAGCACTACGGCTCTGGACTCCTGGACGGCTGGCTCGTCGACACGGTCGACGCGTCCGCCGTGGAGCGTGTGGAGGCGGCCGGCATCCGCTGCCGCGCCGTACCGCTGATGATGTCCGACCTCGACGCCGCCGCACGGATGGCCCAGGAGGCGCTGACGCTGGCGGAGGAGGTGCGGGGCGCGTGA